The proteins below are encoded in one region of Nitrospirota bacterium:
- the rpmI gene encoding 50S ribosomal protein L35: MKKRKMKSHSGAKKRFTRTGSGKLVRRKAGKRHILTSKTQDRKRRLSGAVLVDKTKVQALDRLLPYA, from the coding sequence ATGAAGAAGAGGAAAATGAAAAGCCATAGTGGAGCCAAGAAGCGGTTTACCCGCACCGGCTCCGGGAAATTGGTCAGGAGAAAGGCGGGCAAGCGCCATATCCTCACCAGCAAGACGCAGGATCGGAAGCGCCGGTTGAGCGGCGCGGTTCTCGTCGATAAGACCAAAGTTCAGGCGCTGGATCGCTTGTTGCCCTACGCCTAA
- the infC gene encoding translation initiation factor IF-3, producing MVPKLRVNREIRVREVRVIGPESEQLGILLTADAFKQAQDQGYDLVEIAPTSVPPVCRIMDYGKYKFELSKKDHQNRRHQKSTQVKEIKLRPRTDKHDLEIKVRQIKGFLADGNKTKVVLTYRGREMANQEMGRSLMNMVIAEVGTEGTIEYAPRMEGRSLIMIVAPK from the coding sequence ATCGTCCCCAAACTACGAGTTAATCGGGAAATCAGAGTGCGCGAAGTCCGGGTGATCGGTCCGGAGAGCGAACAGCTCGGCATTCTTCTGACAGCTGATGCATTCAAACAGGCGCAAGATCAGGGCTACGACCTGGTCGAAATCGCACCGACGTCTGTGCCTCCCGTATGCCGCATTATGGACTACGGGAAGTACAAGTTTGAGTTGAGCAAGAAAGACCACCAGAATCGCCGGCACCAAAAGTCGACGCAGGTCAAAGAAATCAAGCTGCGTCCTCGGACGGATAAGCACGACTTGGAAATCAAGGTGCGCCAGATCAAGGGTTTTCTGGCCGACGGCAACAAGACGAAAGTCGTCTTGACCTACCGAGGCCGTGAAATGGCGAATCAGGAGATGGGCCGATCGCTCATGAATATGGTCATTGCAGAAGTGGGAACGGAGGGCACGATCGAGTACGCCCCCCGCATGGAAGGGCGCAGCTTGATCATGATCGTGGCGCCGAAGTAA
- a CDS encoding HU family DNA-binding protein, producing MARSRVVQPNNRRGTMTKEELIAKMAASAGITKVAAGTALQAFTGAVTTSLKKGQRVSLVNFGTFTVAKRKARLGRNPRTGEALRIPAAKVPKFSAGKILKSAVR from the coding sequence GTGGCAAGGAGTCGCGTAGTTCAACCCAACAACAGGAGGGGTACGATGACGAAAGAAGAGCTGATCGCAAAGATGGCGGCATCCGCTGGTATCACCAAGGTCGCGGCAGGCACTGCGCTGCAGGCCTTCACCGGAGCGGTCACCACATCCCTGAAGAAGGGCCAGCGCGTCTCCTTGGTGAATTTCGGGACCTTTACGGTGGCCAAGCGAAAAGCCCGGCTCGGGCGCAATCCCAGAACCGGTGAGGCATTGCGCATTCCCGCCGCCAAAGTTCCGAAGTTCTCGGCAGGGAAAATCCTGAAGTCAGCCGTCAGGTAA
- the pheT gene encoding phenylalanine--tRNA ligase subunit beta: MPTITIFKQDLEGLLTGPGEARQSITIEQLEESLMLVKGELKGQNPDSGELRIELQDSNRPDLWCCEGIARQIRVKRQGSLAPYEFLTAKPKVLKRLNVAPGMEKVRPFVAACTATGYRVTQEGLAQLIQTQEKLAEMFGRKRKTVSIGIYRLAAIEFPVAYDLVKPDDVSFTPLGMDTVMTLGEMLLVHPKGLEFGGILAGQDRLPVLRDAKQQALSFPPIINSREVGEVKVGDDALFVEVTGTDLPMVVLTLNIFAANLADRGAAIEPIDVRYPYKTSLGKTVVTPQDLRKSQKLPVSTIEQALGQTLGAKEVAKALTAYGYEVKASGKHVTVTLPPYRQDLMHAMDVVEDVAISRGYGDFLPVMPSDFTVGGLSRIEEVSDRVRALMVGMGFQEIISNILGSPQDLRDAMRLEGTEWGQLVEVDNVMSQNFSALRQWMLPSLLRVEAASNRAFYPHRLFEAGEVAKLDLTQPLGSRTVTVLGGMIAHADAHFSEVHSCLDTLFYYVNQTYSLEPIQHPSFLAGRVGAIVSEGKQIGVIGELHPEVLERWQISVPAVAFEIDLTHLAERP, translated from the coding sequence ATGCCGACGATTACGATTTTCAAACAGGATCTCGAAGGATTGCTCACAGGGCCTGGAGAGGCTCGCCAGTCGATCACGATTGAGCAACTGGAAGAGTCCTTGATGCTCGTGAAGGGTGAGCTGAAGGGGCAGAACCCCGACAGCGGCGAGCTGCGCATCGAGCTGCAAGATAGCAACCGTCCCGACCTCTGGTGTTGCGAAGGGATTGCGCGGCAGATCCGGGTGAAGCGGCAGGGTTCGCTTGCACCGTACGAGTTTCTGACGGCCAAGCCGAAAGTGCTGAAGCGACTGAACGTGGCCCCTGGCATGGAGAAGGTCCGGCCCTTCGTGGCGGCCTGTACTGCGACCGGCTACCGCGTGACCCAGGAAGGTCTCGCGCAGCTGATCCAGACACAGGAAAAGCTCGCCGAGATGTTCGGGCGCAAACGCAAAACTGTGTCGATCGGGATCTATCGGCTCGCGGCGATCGAGTTTCCTGTTGCCTATGACTTGGTGAAGCCGGACGACGTGAGCTTCACGCCGCTGGGCATGGATACGGTCATGACGCTGGGGGAGATGTTGCTTGTCCATCCCAAAGGGCTGGAGTTCGGCGGGATCCTCGCGGGGCAGGACCGTCTGCCAGTCCTGCGTGACGCGAAGCAACAGGCCCTGTCTTTCCCGCCGATCATCAATAGCCGCGAGGTCGGCGAAGTGAAGGTGGGAGACGATGCCCTCTTCGTCGAAGTGACCGGCACAGACCTGCCGATGGTCGTCCTGACCCTGAATATTTTCGCGGCGAATTTGGCGGATCGTGGCGCGGCCATTGAGCCGATCGACGTGCGCTATCCCTATAAAACGTCTCTCGGCAAAACTGTCGTGACTCCGCAGGATCTCAGGAAGTCACAGAAGCTTCCCGTCAGTACGATCGAGCAGGCCCTTGGACAGACGCTTGGCGCCAAGGAAGTGGCGAAGGCCTTGACGGCCTACGGCTATGAGGTGAAGGCCAGCGGTAAACATGTGACGGTGACGTTGCCGCCCTATCGGCAGGACCTGATGCATGCGATGGACGTCGTTGAAGATGTCGCGATCAGCCGCGGGTACGGAGATTTTTTACCGGTGATGCCCTCGGATTTTACGGTCGGTGGCCTCTCGCGCATCGAAGAAGTCTCCGACCGGGTGAGGGCGCTCATGGTCGGCATGGGTTTTCAAGAAATCATTTCCAATATCCTCGGTTCGCCGCAAGACCTGCGCGATGCGATGAGGCTGGAAGGGACTGAGTGGGGGCAATTGGTCGAGGTGGACAATGTGATGTCCCAGAATTTTTCCGCCTTGCGCCAATGGATGTTGCCGTCGTTGCTTCGCGTGGAAGCTGCATCGAACCGGGCCTTCTATCCCCACAGGCTGTTCGAGGCGGGTGAAGTGGCCAAGCTGGATCTGACGCAGCCGCTCGGGTCCCGCACGGTGACGGTGCTGGGCGGCATGATCGCCCATGCCGATGCGCATTTCTCCGAAGTCCATTCCTGCCTGGACACGCTGTTTTATTATGTGAACCAGACTTACAGTTTGGAGCCGATCCAGCATCCGTCGTTTCTCGCCGGACGAGTGGGGGCCATTGTGTCTGAGGGGAAACAGATTGGTGTGATCGGGGAGCTGCACCCGGAAGTGCTCGAGCGCTGGCAGATTAGCGTGCCCGCCGTGGCGTTTGAAATCGATTTGACGCACCTAGCCGAACGGCCTTGA
- the rplT gene encoding 50S ribosomal protein L20, whose translation MPRAKGGPKTRHRRKKRLKLASGQYGGKSRLFRTATESVDKGQAYAYTGRKNRKRDFRVLWIARINAAVRAHGLTYGRFINALKKANILLDRKVLSDMAIKDATGFEQLVGLAKQHLAPAIA comes from the coding sequence ATGCCTCGCGCAAAAGGTGGCCCAAAAACAAGACATCGTCGGAAGAAGCGGCTCAAGCTGGCCTCAGGCCAGTACGGCGGAAAGAGCCGGCTGTTCCGGACGGCAACAGAATCGGTCGATAAAGGTCAGGCCTACGCCTATACGGGACGGAAAAACCGGAAACGGGATTTCCGCGTCTTGTGGATTGCGCGCATCAACGCGGCAGTTCGGGCGCATGGATTGACCTATGGCCGATTCATCAATGCCCTGAAGAAAGCGAATATCCTCCTGGACCGGAAGGTCCTCTCGGATATGGCGATCAAGGATGCCACAGGGTTTGAGCAGCTGGTCGGTCTCGCCAAGCAGCATCTTGCCCCGGCGATAGCCTAA
- a CDS encoding Rrf2 family transcriptional regulator produces MKVSLRATYGIMAAVDLAMHPGSTPVQAKSIARRQAIPARFLEQVLHGMKKAGLVSSLRGAQGGYVLSKKPSEVSVVEILEALDGPLAPPNGGAGRTPARRLSKPELLLGKMWEQVHQAERHVLEAISVEELAGQQRVLEQERSLMYHI; encoded by the coding sequence ATGAAGGTTTCTCTTAGAGCAACGTACGGAATCATGGCGGCTGTCGATTTAGCGATGCATCCTGGGTCCACGCCAGTGCAGGCGAAATCGATTGCGCGTCGGCAAGCGATCCCTGCTCGCTTCCTTGAGCAGGTACTCCATGGCATGAAGAAGGCCGGTCTTGTGTCGAGCCTTCGAGGCGCCCAGGGGGGCTATGTATTGTCGAAGAAACCATCCGAGGTCTCGGTCGTCGAGATCCTTGAGGCGCTCGACGGTCCGCTTGCCCCTCCCAACGGCGGAGCCGGGCGGACGCCGGCGCGACGTCTCAGCAAGCCGGAACTGCTGCTTGGAAAGATGTGGGAGCAGGTCCATCAAGCGGAGCGTCATGTGCTTGAAGCCATCAGCGTGGAAGAATTAGCCGGGCAGCAACGAGTGCTCGAACAAGAGCGGTCGTTGATGTACCACATTTAG
- the thrS gene encoding threonine--tRNA ligase, with translation MKITLKDGGSRDIPTGQTVGSALSALGLTLGPDILAAKVNGRMVDLSSVLTEDAEVAPLLFDSAEGREVYRHSSTHIMAQAVKEVFPTAKLTIGPAIEDGFFYDFDYERPFTPEDLEKIEARAKDIIKRALPVKRAELSKHAAVKFFQERGEAYKVELIQGLAEGQTITVYGQGEFTDLCRGPHLPTTGHVGAFKLLNTAGAYWRGDERNPMLQRIYGTSFPTQAELDAHLARLEEIKRRDHRKVGKELDLISISDEIGPGLVLWHPKGATIRLLIENFWRDQHIQNGYELVYSPHVAKLDLWKTSGHVDYYRENMFAPMKVENSEYQLKPMNCPFHIMIYKSHLRSYRDLPIRYGELGTVYRYERTGVLHGLLRVRGFTQDDAHLFCRPDQIESEVSQVLDFTFFILGTFGFTEFEVFLSTKPEKAVGSEERWTQATSALEAALKGRNVAYQIDPGEGVFYGPKIDIKIKDALGRSWQCSTIQVDFNNPERFELGYIGEDGRVHQPIMIHRALMGSIERFFGILIEHFGGAFPTWLAPVQATVMSITDNQHPYVAEVVAQLKAAGFRAEADLRNEKIGLKIREAEKAKVPFMFVVGDREVQSGTLAIRGRSGANLGSMTVAGALDLLRADLKPAGQQHSLTQ, from the coding sequence ATGAAAATTACGCTCAAAGATGGCGGCAGTCGGGATATTCCGACAGGACAGACTGTTGGGTCTGCCCTGTCAGCTCTCGGCCTGACGCTTGGTCCTGACATCCTGGCGGCGAAGGTCAACGGCCGGATGGTGGACCTCTCGAGCGTTCTGACGGAAGATGCCGAGGTCGCGCCCCTTCTGTTCGACAGCGCCGAAGGCCGTGAGGTCTACCGCCATAGCAGCACGCATATTATGGCGCAGGCCGTCAAAGAGGTCTTCCCCACGGCAAAACTGACGATCGGCCCGGCCATCGAGGACGGGTTCTTCTACGACTTTGACTATGAGCGGCCCTTTACGCCGGAAGATCTTGAGAAAATTGAAGCGCGCGCGAAAGACATCATCAAGCGCGCCCTGCCTGTGAAACGGGCAGAATTATCGAAGCACGCCGCGGTGAAGTTTTTCCAGGAACGCGGCGAAGCCTACAAAGTCGAGCTGATTCAAGGACTGGCGGAGGGACAGACCATCACGGTCTACGGCCAGGGAGAGTTCACCGACCTCTGCCGCGGCCCGCACCTCCCGACCACCGGCCATGTCGGGGCCTTCAAGCTCCTAAACACAGCCGGCGCCTACTGGCGCGGCGACGAACGCAATCCCATGCTGCAGCGGATCTACGGGACCTCCTTCCCCACCCAGGCGGAACTCGACGCGCATCTCGCGCGCTTAGAAGAAATTAAGCGCCGGGACCACCGCAAGGTCGGCAAGGAACTCGACTTGATCTCGATCTCGGATGAAATCGGCCCAGGCCTGGTGCTCTGGCATCCGAAGGGCGCGACCATCCGGCTGTTGATCGAAAACTTCTGGCGCGACCAGCACATTCAAAACGGTTATGAACTGGTGTACTCCCCTCATGTCGCCAAACTGGACCTCTGGAAAACCAGCGGCCACGTCGACTACTACCGCGAAAACATGTTCGCGCCCATGAAGGTCGAAAACAGCGAGTACCAGCTCAAACCGATGAATTGTCCGTTCCATATCATGATTTACAAGTCCCATCTGCGCAGTTACCGGGACCTCCCTATCCGCTACGGCGAACTGGGGACCGTCTATCGGTATGAGCGGACGGGCGTCCTCCACGGTCTATTGCGGGTTCGCGGCTTCACGCAAGACGACGCACACCTCTTCTGCCGGCCTGATCAAATTGAAAGCGAAGTCAGCCAGGTCCTGGACTTCACGTTCTTTATCCTTGGCACCTTCGGGTTTACCGAGTTTGAAGTGTTCCTCTCGACGAAGCCGGAAAAGGCCGTCGGCTCCGAGGAGCGTTGGACGCAAGCCACGAGCGCGCTCGAAGCGGCCTTGAAGGGACGCAACGTCGCCTACCAGATCGATCCGGGCGAAGGCGTCTTCTACGGACCAAAAATCGACATCAAGATCAAGGATGCCCTGGGTCGCTCTTGGCAATGCTCCACCATTCAAGTCGATTTCAACAATCCCGAGCGGTTCGAGTTGGGCTATATCGGGGAAGACGGCAGGGTGCACCAGCCGATCATGATCCACCGAGCCCTGATGGGTTCGATCGAACGGTTCTTCGGCATTTTGATCGAACACTTCGGCGGCGCCTTCCCGACCTGGCTCGCCCCGGTTCAGGCGACGGTCATGTCGATCACGGACAACCAGCATCCCTACGTCGCCGAGGTCGTGGCCCAACTCAAGGCTGCAGGCTTCCGCGCCGAAGCCGACCTGCGAAATGAAAAAATCGGGCTCAAGATTCGAGAAGCGGAAAAAGCAAAGGTTCCATTTATGTTTGTGGTTGGCGACCGGGAAGTGCAGAGTGGGACTCTGGCCATACGGGGCCGGAGCGGGGCCAACCTCGGCAGTATGACCGTCGCAGGAGCGCTCGATCTGCTCCGTGCAGACCTCAAGCCGGCAGGGCAGCAACATTCACTGACACAATAA